From Tubulanus polymorphus chromosome 9, tnTubPoly1.2, whole genome shotgun sequence, a single genomic window includes:
- the LOC141910701 gene encoding longitudinals lacking protein, isoforms A/B/D/L-like → MRPVTTATYYQRTDERTSYGDYICPACGRGYRTKQTLKRHQKTVHLNIRDFQCPLCFRRFGHNFHLQSHLLHVHQRQHQQQQQQQQQQQPG, encoded by the exons ATGAGAC CGGTTACGACGGCGACCTACTACCAGCGGACCGACGAACGAACCAGCTACGGGGACTACATCTGCCCGGCGTGCGGCCGCGGCTACCGGACTAAGCAGACGTTGAAACGACACCAGAAAACCGTGCATTTAAACATCAGAGATTTCCAGTGTCCGCTGTGCTTCCGCAGATTCGGGCACAATTTCCACTTGCAATCGCATCTGCTGCACGTCCATCAAAGACAGcaccagcaacaacaacagcagcagcagcagcagcaacctGGTTGA
- the LOC141911204 gene encoding uncharacterized protein LOC141911204, whose protein sequence is MVAVVSARNRATVGDSCRFSSSPWSERGRRRRGGRSRIVDTADDDDDDDLLHARDQISNPYEDIDDVDALMNRMDGSVAPAQPIAPTVSPATVGATCSICGKSFKYVYNLKRHMKIIHLGIRRYKCLFCSERYGQPIQLQRHLVRVHNVTEDVSVHARLPTNN, encoded by the coding sequence ATGGTCGCGGTCGTGTCGGCGCGGAATCGCGCGACGGTCGGTGATTCGTGTCGATTCTCGTCCTCGCCGTGGTCCGAACGCGGCCGCCGCAGACGAGGAGGGCGATCTCGCATCGTCGATACCgccgacgatgacgacgacgatgacctGCTCCACGCGCGGGATCAAATCTCGAACCCGTACGAGGATATCGACGACGTCGACGCGCTAATGAATCGAATGGACGGCTCCGTGGCTCCGGCGCAGCCGATCGCTCCGACCGTGTCGCCGGCGACAGTCGGAGCGACGTGCTCGATTTGCGGCAAATCGTTCAAATACGTTTACAATCTGAAACGACACATGAAAATCATCCACCTCGGAATCCGTCGCTATAAGTGTCTGTTCTGTAGCGAGCGTTACGGCCAGCCGATACAGCTACAGCGCCACCTGGTGCGCGTGCATAACGTTACAGAGGACGTGTCAGTACACGCGCGGTTACCCACTAATAACTGA
- the LOC141910700 gene encoding uncharacterized protein LOC141910700, with product MVVLSNLTLDIPEGTLIECIWNHKGLLDSIVLSADDETWHEWQEERSKSRRSCTSDGEEYDNEEFQATAQTAINEVMDLENQSQDHEYTTKPEYPGAAEEGDIAWQEGEFSVGESSSTTNNKKDNIVNRIVQNIKNEPSGAEQQKLMTRGQKSAAAAVSRGGRKRKTSGSNAMTPTAYQQTPQRRRVAMQTADVSTYASAVTTADNSFAALEQTGLDTQSSWSDSQEPQPGTSHNLAELSREEKDKQVKQRVLAALSTHYCPECPKKFTLEQSLETHIKIDHNVDLRCADCDERFTDRAAYVKHRETAHGVAPVPDEFWSCTYEGCDRTFKLKRSLIRHVEGFHEKTYSLMCDICAKTFLRSDYLTAHRKNCHPVDGATRVADHPCDVCGKLFHSPRNVQRHMSTVHQQERNYPCPRADCNKSFKRNEDLNRHLKNTHNADGTAKVYACGICLQTFYSKRNLERHNKSIHTDIRDFVCGHCGKEYSREDDLKSHILRQHVEDSEKFACDQCEKVFNAETNLTRHKRNVHEGKRHFMCYVCGKTFAQKHDLKRHLLSARHQTVTSKTSDEPLTQDELLKMHHFEPVSVGYVKSEDGGDGIETISAAATEDMDIDDDAKQQLLSIIASAVQLDEVNNGGNVADATAISEQTDPNQQQPQIIYVMQQDDGSICEQPVEPSPGDQEFR from the exons ATGGTCGTATTATCGAATTTAACGTTAG ATATTCCGGAAGGAACGCTGATCGAGTGCATCTGGAATCATAAAGGATTATTGGATAGTATCGTTTTATCGGCGGACGACGAAACGTGGCACGAATGGCAGGAAGAACGTTCGAAATCGCGTCGATCTTGCACCAGCGACG GCGAGGAATATGACAACGAAGAATTTCAGGCGACGGCGCAAACCGCCATCAACGAGGTGATGGACCTCGAAAATCAGAGCCAGGACCACGAATACACGACTAAACCGGAATACCCGGGTGCCGCCGAGGAGGGCGACATCGCGTGGCAGGAAGGCGAATTCAGCGTAGGCGAATCGTCGTCGACGACGAACAATAAAAAGGACAACATCGTCAACCGCATCgtgcaaaatatcaaaaacgaACCGTCGGGCGCCGAGCAACAAAAACTGATGACGCGCGGACAAAAATCGGCGGCAGCCGCCGTGTCGCGCGGCGGCCGCAAACGCAAAACGTCGGGCAGCAACGCGATGACGCCGACCGCGTATCAGCAGACGCCGCAGCGTCGACGCGTTGCTATGCAGACGGCGGACGTGTCGACGTACGCGTCGGCCGTGACGACCGCTGATAACAGTTTCGCCGCGTTGGAGCAGACCGGTTTGGACACGCAGTCGTCGTGGAGCGACAGTCAGGAACCGCAGCCCGGAACCAGTCACAATCTAGCAG AGCTGAGCCGCGAAGAGAAAGACAAACAAGTAAAGCAGCGCGTGCTCGCCGCGTTGTCGACGCACTACTGTCCCGAGTGTCCGAAAAAATTCACGCTCGAGCAATCGCTCGAAACGCACATCAAAATCGACCACAACGTCGACTTGCGTTGCGCCGACTGCGACGAGCGGTTCACCGATCGCGCCGCGTACGTTAAACACCGCGAGACGGCGCACGGCGTCGCGCCGGTGCCCGACGAGTTCTGGTCGTGCACGTACGAGGGCTGCGACCGCACGTTCAAGTTGAAGCGTTCGTTGATTCGTCACGTCGAGGGCTTCCACGAGAAGACGTACTCGTTGATGTGCGACATCTGTGCGAAAACGTTCCTGCGTTCCGACTACCTGACGGCGCATCGCAAAAACTGCCACCCGGTCGACGGCGCGACGCGCGTCGCCGATCACCCGTGCGACGTTTGCGGCAAGTTGTTCCACTCGCCGCGCAACGTCCAGCGCCACATGTCCACCGTTCACCAGCAGGAGCGCAACTACCCGTGCCCGCGCGCCGACTGCAACAAGTCGTTCAAACGCAACGAAGACCTCAACCGGCATTTGAAGAACACGCACAACGCGGACGGCACGGCCAAGGTTTACGCGTGCGGCATCTGTCTGCAGACGTTCTACTCGAAACGCAACCTCGAACGCCACAACAAGTCGATACACACGGATATACGCGACTTCGTGTGCGGCCATTGCGGTAAGGAGTACTCGCGCGAGGACGACCTGAAGTCGCACATCCTGCGACAGCACGTCGAGGACTCGGAGAAGTTCGCGTGCGACCAGTGCGAAAAGGTGTTCAACGCCGAAACGAACCTGACGCGCCACAAACGCAACGTACACGAGGGCAAACGCCATTTCATGTGCTACGTGTGCGGCAAGACGTTCGCGCAGAAACACGACCTGAAGCGCCACCTGTTGAGCGCGCGGCACCAGACGGTGACGTCGAAGACGAGCGACGAGCCGCTGACGCAGGACGAGCTGTTGAAGATGCACCACTTCGAACCGGTTTCCGTCGGTTACGTGAAGTCGGAGGACGGCGGCGACGGTATCGAGACGATCTCGGCCGCGGCGACCGAGGATATGGATATCGACGACGACGCCAAGCAGCAGTTGCTGTCGATTATTGCGTCGGCCGTGCAGCTGGACGAGGTTAATAACGGCGGCAACGTTGCCGACGCAACCGCAATCTCTGAGCAGACCGACCCGAATCAGCAACAACCGCAGATTATTTACGTCATGCAGCAAGACGACGGCTCCATCTGTGAGCAGCCAGTGGAACCGTCGCCAGGCGATCAGGA GTTCCGTTGA
- the LOC141911146 gene encoding zinc finger Y-chromosomal protein 2-like, whose translation MKLRSSSGDSATRTPPRTPTVPSRRNTTTKCTYCEKTFTTLFNCKRHVREVHEPAATPAYDCEHCAMSFKRKEYLVEHLLAAHEEDTLAGEKIVRRKRAPVGEYRSVTRCTCEFCGKIYDNATNKDRHVMEKHLQVRPYGCRSCGIAFRRKPQLMRHLAAQHDNDESVGVFPGAKRSFSEDFKFACNFASCRHRFGTQAELDAHEATHQKVLGCTLCRVGFLTRDILLAHLRSEEHLKKLFGDDFAYATSVFTDDCTVICKICGLAFSKIDDALKHLYAEHKSANDAEHNCAECQQAYGDPIALNRHFLNEHLEPGAPVDYADEALEYDDTSDRPVCYICDKEFSSTRGLERHLATIHEGARQLICDACGENFNRTDQLQTHYRKKHKPKVIYVRTPKQEIEDDDEVAVEEEEMDEEQAAENIQQIVRQIVDTK comes from the coding sequence ATGAAACTACGTTCGTCATCGGGTGACTCGGCGACGCGGACTCCGCCTCGGACTCCGACCGTGCCGTCGCGACGCAACACGACCACGAAGTGCACGTACTGCGAGAAAACGTTCACGACGCTGTTCAATTGTAAACGCCACGTGCGCGAGGTACACGAACCGGCGGCGACGCCGGCGTACGACTGCGAGCACTGCGCGATGTCGTTCAAACGCAAGGAATACCTCGTCGAGCACCTGCTCGCCGCGCACGAGGAGGACACGCTCGCCGGCGAGAAGATCGTCAGGCGTAAACGCGCGCCGGTCGGCGAGTACCGCTCGGTGACGCGGTGCACGTGCGAGTTCTGCGGCAAGATCTACGACAACGCGACGAACAAGGACCGCCACGTGATGGAGAAACACCTGCAGGTGCGGCCGTACGGCTGTCGCAGCTGCGGCATCGCGTTCCGTCGTAAGCCGCAGCTGATGCGGCATCTCGCCGCGCAACACGACAACGACGAGTCGGTCGGCGTGTTCCCCGGCGCCAAGCGCAGCTTCTCCGAGGATTTCAAGTTCGCGTGTAACTTCGCGAGTTGCCGGCACCGGTTCGGCACGCAGGCCGAGCTCGACGCGCACGAGGCGACGCACCAGAAGGTGCTCGGCTGCACGTTGTGTCGCGTCGGGTTCCTCACGCGCGACATACTCCTTGCGCATCTGCGCTCGGAGGAACACTTGAAGAAATTGTTCGGCGACGATTTCGCGTACGCGACGTCCGTGTTCACCGACGACTGCACGGTCATCTGTAAAATCTGCGGTCTCGCGTTCTCGAAGATCGACGACGCGTTGAAGCATCTGTACGCCGAACACAAGAGCGCTAACGACGCCGAGCACAACTGCGCGGAATGCCAGCAGGCGTACGGCGACCCGATCGCGTTGAACCGGCATTTCCTGAACGAGCACCTCGAACCGGGAGCGCCGGTCGATTACGCCGACGAGGCGTTGGAGTACGACGACACCTCCGACCGGCCCGTCTGCTACATCTGCGACAAGGAGTTCTCGTCGACGCGCGGTTTAGAGCGCCACCTGGCGACGATACACGAGGGCGCGCGGCAGCTGATCTGCGACGCGTGCGGCGAGAATTTCAACCGCACCGACCAGCTGCAGACGCACTACCGCAAGAAACACAAGCCGAAGGTCATTTACGTTCGCACGCCGAAGCAGGAGATCGAGGACGACGACGAGGTGGCGGTGGAGGAGGAGGAAATGGACGAGGAGCAGGCGGCGGAGAATATACAGCAGATCGTACGGCAAATTGTCGACACGAAGTAG
- the LOC141911208 gene encoding FMRFamide receptor-like: MERIQWFNESVAQKCFPTRRVVWNLVSVIMIGTIGWCGIFANTVTIFVLYRLHKLNQPATSYFILMLLALFDDIASVATVMYNQLTWVLKISRHGKMGLFLDSSKAAPELYIAGNLLLKWTSYTRNSLTVLVTIDRAFNICFPFKAKRLWKLKQCNVVFTAFFIVWTALFCFRAQDRVIVYIINECTFGRRMLGVKTIYNQHRTVSLLQNIFSTYIPVALVPMLNLIMVLSLKRHGEDRNKLTGPRTDNQNKQTSGASRMVFIASAIFVVLNLPDIVYNILNLMPNLVIWPLLLTNDVCQALNSSVNGIFYFIYSPKFKQELKSLWGSY, encoded by the coding sequence ATGGAACGCATTCAATGGTTCAACGAATCGGTTGCTCAGAAATGTTTCCCTACAAGACGCGTTGTATGGAATCTGGTTTCGGTTATTATGATCGGTACAATAGGATGGTGCGGTATCTTCGCTAACACCGTCACTATCTTCGTCTTGTACCGTTTACATAAACTGAACCAGCCCGCCACTTCATATTTCATACTAATGTTACTCGCCCTCTTTGACGATATAGCTAGCGTGGCAACCGTTATGTACAATCAGTTGACTTGGGTGTTGAAAATCAGCCGTCACGGAAAAATGGGATTGTTTTTAGACAGTTCAAAAGCGGCCCCTGAACTTTACATAGCGGGTAACTTGCTCTTAAAATGGACATCTTACACTCGTAACAGTTTAACGGTACTAGTGACGATCGACCGCGCgtttaacatttgttttcCATTTAAAGCTAAAAGACTTTGGAAGTTAAAGCAATGTAACGTCGTTTTTACGGCATTCTTTATCGTGTGGACGGCGCTGTTTTGTTTTCGCGCCCAAGACAGGGTTATCGTGTACATCATTAACGAATGCACGTTCGGCAGGCGTATGCTCGGTGTCAAAACTATCTATAATCAACACAGGACAGTAAGTCTTCTGCAAAATATCTTCTCGACTTACATACCCGTTGCGCTCGTACCGATGTTGAACTTAATTATGGTCCTAAGTTTAAAGAGACACGGCGAGGATCGTAATAAACTAACTGGTCCCAGAActgataatcaaaataaacagACCAGCGGAGCTTCGAGAATGGTGTTTATAGCGTCTGCTATATTCGTGGTTTTGAATCTGCCCGATATAGTTTACAATATACTGAATCTTATGCCGAATCTAGTTATATGGCCTTTATTGCTTACAAACGACGTTTGTCAAGCGCTGAACTCCAGTGTCAAcggtattttctatttcatttacagcCCGAAATTCAAACAAGAACTGAAATCTCTATGGGGTAGCTACTAG